In Streptomyces sp. NBC_00091, the following proteins share a genomic window:
- a CDS encoding gamma-aminobutyraldehyde dehydrogenase: protein MGNRFQVKDRFADGAQYIDGRLRSGTSGRSHTVIDPATGQEVLTYELAGPADVDEAVAAAKRAFPAWSAATPGERSDALHRLAAVLAEQAEDFAYAESLQCGKPLKLSTEFDVPGTIDNTAFFAGAARHLQGQAAAEYSGDHTSYVRREAIGVVGSIAPWNYPLQMAAWKILPAIAAGNTIVLKPAELTPLTSLMFAQAAKEAGIPDGVVNIVTGAGRDAGEHLVGHPDVVMTSFTGSTAVGKRVAEIATATVKRLHLELGGKAPFLVFDDADLEAAAHGAVAASLINTGQDCTAATRAYVQRPLHDAFVARVAELMETVRVGDPFAPTTDLGPLVSHAQRDRVAAFVERARSYATVVTGGRIPGGELAEGAYYRPTLISGAAQDSEVVQSEIFGPVLVVLPFDTDDEGLALANDTPYGLAASAWSRDLYRANRATRELKAGCVWVNDHIPIISEMPHGGYKASGFGKDMSTYSFEEYMQVKHVMFDNTAVAAKDWHRTIFGDR, encoded by the coding sequence ATGGGTAACCGCTTCCAGGTCAAGGACCGCTTCGCAGACGGCGCGCAGTACATCGACGGCCGGCTCCGGTCCGGTACCTCCGGGCGGTCGCACACCGTCATCGATCCCGCCACCGGCCAGGAGGTGCTCACCTACGAACTGGCCGGCCCGGCCGACGTGGACGAGGCCGTCGCCGCCGCCAAGCGGGCCTTCCCGGCCTGGTCGGCCGCCACCCCCGGGGAGCGCTCGGACGCCCTGCACCGGCTGGCCGCCGTACTGGCCGAACAGGCGGAGGACTTCGCGTACGCCGAGTCCCTCCAGTGCGGCAAGCCCCTCAAGCTGTCCACGGAGTTCGACGTACCGGGGACCATCGACAACACCGCCTTCTTCGCGGGCGCGGCCCGCCACCTCCAGGGCCAGGCGGCCGCCGAGTACTCCGGCGACCACACCTCCTACGTACGCCGCGAGGCCATCGGGGTCGTCGGCTCCATCGCCCCCTGGAACTACCCCCTCCAAATGGCCGCCTGGAAGATCCTCCCGGCCATCGCCGCGGGCAACACGATCGTCCTCAAGCCCGCCGAACTCACCCCCCTGACCTCCCTGATGTTCGCCCAGGCGGCCAAGGAGGCGGGCATCCCCGACGGCGTCGTCAACATCGTCACGGGCGCCGGGCGGGACGCCGGCGAGCACCTGGTCGGCCACCCCGACGTGGTCATGACCTCCTTCACCGGCTCCACCGCCGTCGGCAAGCGGGTCGCCGAGATCGCGACGGCCACCGTCAAGCGGCTCCACCTGGAGCTCGGCGGCAAGGCGCCCTTCCTGGTCTTCGACGACGCCGACCTGGAGGCCGCCGCCCACGGCGCCGTCGCCGCCTCCCTCATCAACACCGGCCAGGACTGCACGGCCGCCACCCGCGCCTACGTCCAGCGCCCCCTCCACGACGCCTTCGTGGCCCGCGTCGCCGAGCTGATGGAGACCGTCCGCGTCGGCGACCCCTTCGCGCCCACCACCGACCTCGGCCCGCTCGTCTCGCACGCCCAGCGCGACCGGGTCGCCGCGTTCGTCGAGCGCGCCCGCTCGTACGCCACCGTCGTCACCGGCGGGCGGATCCCGGGGGGCGAACTCGCCGAAGGCGCGTACTACCGGCCGACCCTCATCTCCGGCGCCGCGCAGGACAGCGAGGTCGTCCAGTCCGAGATCTTCGGCCCGGTCCTGGTCGTCCTGCCCTTCGACACCGACGACGAGGGCCTGGCGCTGGCCAACGACACCCCGTACGGCCTCGCCGCCTCCGCCTGGAGCCGGGACCTCTACCGGGCCAACCGCGCCACCCGGGAGCTCAAGGCGGGCTGCGTCTGGGTCAACGACCACATCCCGATCATCAGCGAGATGCCGCACGGCGGCTACAAGGCGAGCGGCTTCGGAAAGGACATGAGCACGTACTCGTTCGAGGAGTACATGCAGGTCAAGCATGTGATGTTCGACAATACTGCGGTGGCCGCGAAGGACTGGCACCGCACGATCTTCGGGGACCGATAG
- a CDS encoding NADAR family protein, producing the protein MEMIDKLIGQVSRGERVKYLPFWGHRPQPDGRLGPSCLSQWWPSPFTVGDVRYATAEHWMMAGKARLFGDAEAERAALEARGPAQAKTAGRLVRGFDETLWQRERFALVVEGSVHKFGSDPALRAYLLGTGSRVLVEASPVDRIWGIGLAPDDERALQPARWRGLNLLGFALMEARERLRSDAA; encoded by the coding sequence ATGGAGATGATCGACAAGTTGATCGGGCAGGTCAGCCGTGGTGAGCGGGTGAAGTACCTGCCCTTCTGGGGGCACCGCCCGCAGCCCGACGGAAGGCTCGGACCGAGCTGTCTGAGCCAGTGGTGGCCGTCCCCCTTCACTGTGGGTGACGTCCGGTACGCCACGGCCGAGCACTGGATGATGGCCGGTAAGGCGCGCCTGTTCGGGGACGCGGAGGCCGAGCGCGCCGCGCTGGAGGCGCGCGGTCCGGCGCAGGCGAAGACGGCGGGGCGGCTGGTGCGCGGCTTCGACGAGACGCTCTGGCAGCGGGAGCGGTTCGCGCTGGTCGTGGAGGGCAGCGTGCACAAGTTCGGCTCCGATCCGGCGCTGCGCGCGTACCTGCTGGGCACGGGGTCGCGGGTGCTGGTGGAGGCGAGCCCGGTGGACCGGATCTGGGGCATCGGGCTGGCGCCCGACGACGAGCGCGCCCTCCAGCCGGCCCGCTGGCGTGGCCTGAACCTGCTGGGCTTCGCCCTGATGGAGGCCCGGGAGCGGCTGCGCTCGGATGCGGCGTGA
- a CDS encoding NUDIX domain-containing protein, whose product MTGRLRVAAVIVRDGRVLMVRERHRSASGLHDGAEYWTLPGGGVEPGEDLEAAVRREVAEETGLRALEVRYAYEAPYPSGWTSCFRVEVAPGEPVLGVDGDLECACPRMVGLTWVPVPRASPDGPYMVPTLLSAAPH is encoded by the coding sequence GTGACGGGCCGGCTCCGGGTGGCGGCCGTCATCGTGCGCGACGGCCGCGTCCTGATGGTGCGCGAGCGGCACCGGAGCGCGTCCGGGCTCCATGACGGGGCCGAGTACTGGACGCTGCCGGGCGGCGGGGTGGAGCCCGGGGAGGACCTCGAGGCGGCCGTCCGGCGGGAGGTGGCCGAGGAGACGGGGCTGCGCGCCCTGGAGGTGCGGTACGCGTACGAGGCGCCCTACCCCTCCGGGTGGACCTCCTGCTTCCGGGTGGAGGTCGCGCCCGGGGAGCCGGTGCTGGGGGTCGACGGGGACCTGGAGTGCGCGTGCCCCCGGATGGTGGGGCTGACCTGGGTGCCCGTCCCCCGCGCCAGCCCGGACGGGCCGTACATGGTCCCCACCTTGCTCTCGGCCGCCCCGCACTGA
- a CDS encoding DUF4190 domain-containing protein has translation MTDHSPEPRDPWAPPERPAADAGGPRGAQPAPPVPPVHEQPTVVGMPGVQPPPAASPYPPPQAAPPAAAPYPQAPAPGPAYGYPAQPAPGAYAYPGPPAPPPGYPGYPGYPGQPGYPGYPLYASPPASNGFGVTALVLGILSVMICATMVGPIALGIAAVVFGALGRGKATRGEATNGGVALAGIILGGVGILLGIGMTLLVFVGPDFEDSDDGGHEGPSSVSQVDTTPRERV, from the coding sequence ATGACCGACCACAGCCCTGAACCGAGGGACCCGTGGGCGCCGCCCGAGCGGCCGGCGGCCGACGCGGGCGGACCGCGGGGCGCGCAGCCGGCCCCGCCGGTGCCCCCGGTGCACGAGCAGCCGACGGTCGTGGGGATGCCGGGGGTGCAGCCCCCGCCCGCCGCCTCCCCGTACCCTCCGCCGCAGGCGGCCCCGCCCGCCGCCGCTCCGTACCCGCAGGCCCCGGCGCCCGGTCCCGCGTACGGGTACCCGGCGCAGCCGGCTCCCGGCGCGTACGCCTACCCCGGCCCGCCGGCGCCCCCGCCCGGCTACCCGGGGTATCCCGGATATCCGGGCCAGCCGGGATACCCCGGGTACCCGCTCTACGCCTCGCCGCCCGCGAGCAACGGCTTCGGGGTCACCGCCCTCGTGCTCGGCATCCTCTCCGTGATGATCTGCGCCACCATGGTCGGGCCGATCGCCCTCGGCATCGCGGCGGTCGTCTTCGGGGCGCTCGGCCGGGGCAAGGCCACCCGGGGCGAAGCCACCAACGGCGGCGTGGCCCTGGCCGGGATCATCCTCGGCGGGGTCGGCATCCTGCTGGGCATCGGCATGACACTGCTCGTCTTCGTCGGCCCCGACTTCGAGGACTCCGACGACGGCGGCCACGAGGGCCCCTCCTCGGTGTCCCAGGTCGACACCACGCCCCGCGAACGGGTCTGA
- a CDS encoding adenosine deaminase, with product MTDLHPFIAGLPKAELHVHHVGSASPRIVAELSARHPDSKVPTDPEALADYFTFTDFAHFVEVYLSVVDLVRTPDDVRTLTFEVARDMARQNIRYAELTITPYSSTRRGIEEKAFMEAIEDARKAAEAELGIILRWCFDIPGEAGLEAAAETARLAIDLRPEGLVSFGLGGPEIGVPRPQFKPYFDAARAAGLHSVPHAGETTGPETVWDALRELGAERIGHGTSSTRDPELLKYLAEHRIALEVCPTSNIATRAVTDLDRHPVKEMVAAGVLVTINSDDPPMFGTDLNNEYAVAARLLGLDERGLAQLAKNAVEASFLDPAGKARIIAEIDAYTADWLAR from the coding sequence ATGACCGACCTGCACCCCTTCATCGCGGGGCTGCCCAAGGCCGAACTCCACGTCCACCACGTCGGCTCGGCGTCGCCCCGCATCGTGGCCGAACTCTCCGCCCGCCACCCCGACTCGAAGGTGCCCACCGATCCCGAGGCGCTGGCCGACTACTTCACCTTCACCGACTTCGCCCACTTCGTCGAGGTCTACCTGTCGGTCGTCGACCTGGTCCGCACCCCCGACGACGTCCGCACGCTCACCTTCGAAGTGGCCCGCGACATGGCCCGGCAGAACATCCGCTACGCCGAACTGACCATCACCCCCTACTCCTCCACCCGCCGCGGCATCGAGGAGAAGGCCTTCATGGAGGCCATCGAGGACGCCCGCAAGGCGGCCGAGGCCGAGCTCGGCATCATCCTGCGCTGGTGCTTCGACATCCCCGGCGAGGCCGGCCTGGAGGCCGCCGCCGAGACCGCCCGCCTCGCGATCGACCTGCGCCCCGAGGGGCTGGTCTCCTTCGGCCTGGGCGGCCCCGAGATCGGCGTGCCGCGCCCGCAGTTCAAGCCGTACTTCGACGCGGCCCGCGCCGCCGGCCTGCACAGCGTCCCGCACGCCGGCGAGACCACCGGCCCGGAGACCGTCTGGGACGCCCTGCGCGAGCTGGGCGCCGAACGCATCGGCCACGGCACCAGCTCCACCCGGGACCCGGAACTGCTGAAGTACCTCGCCGAGCACCGGATCGCGCTGGAGGTCTGCCCGACCTCGAACATCGCCACCCGCGCGGTGACCGACCTCGACCGGCACCCGGTCAAGGAGATGGTCGCGGCGGGCGTGCTCGTCACCATCAACAGCGACGACCCGCCGATGTTCGGCACCGACCTCAACAACGAGTACGCGGTCGCCGCCCGGCTCCTCGGCCTCGACGAGCGCGGGCTCGCGCAGCTGGCGAAGAACGCCGTCGAGGCCTCCTTCCTGGACCCCGCCGGCAAGGCCAGGATCATCGCGGAGATCGACGCGTACACCGCCGACTGGCTCGCTCGCTGA
- a CDS encoding glycerophosphodiester phosphodiesterase: protein MGSMSTLTAVGHRGDPYRVRENTLASVRSAFARGADAVEIDVRLTRDGVPVLLHDETLQRLWGHDVRLDAVTAPQLKELAEGGIPTLREALMAAGAGRLMIDLPGATPEAVRTVVDLVRECGARDRTYYCAGPNTMLAVRAADPGAEIALTWTTLSPPRRVLIDAVAPRWLNYRFGLVSRELTDALHRDGLLVSAWTADTKRSMRALLRAGADSVTTNRVDALAAVRAELGR, encoded by the coding sequence ATGGGGAGCATGAGCACCCTGACTGCCGTCGGACACCGCGGCGATCCCTACCGAGTCCGTGAGAACACCCTCGCCTCCGTCCGCTCCGCCTTCGCGCGCGGAGCTGACGCGGTGGAGATCGACGTACGGCTGACCCGCGACGGCGTGCCGGTCCTGCTCCACGACGAGACGCTCCAGCGGCTGTGGGGGCACGACGTACGCCTCGACGCCGTCACCGCCCCGCAGTTGAAGGAGCTCGCGGAGGGCGGGATCCCGACCCTGCGCGAGGCGCTGATGGCGGCCGGGGCCGGCCGGCTGATGATCGATCTGCCGGGTGCCACGCCCGAGGCGGTGCGGACCGTCGTGGACCTGGTCCGCGAGTGCGGGGCGCGCGACCGTACGTACTACTGCGCCGGGCCGAACACCATGCTGGCGGTCCGTGCCGCCGATCCGGGCGCGGAGATCGCGCTGACCTGGACCACCCTGTCGCCGCCGCGCCGGGTGCTGATCGACGCCGTGGCCCCGCGCTGGCTCAACTACCGCTTCGGGCTGGTCAGCCGGGAGCTGACGGACGCCCTGCACCGCGACGGCCTGCTGGTGTCGGCCTGGACGGCGGACACCAAGCGGTCGATGCGCGCCCTGCTGCGGGCCGGGGCGGACTCCGTCACCACGAACAGGGTGGACGCGCTGGCCGCCGTACGGGCCGAGCTCGGCCGGTGA
- a CDS encoding sensor histidine kinase: protein MRRLGERVRARVRRADPRWQDLGLTLLVQVATTIPFVVPRDPLDSPATWTAYLLTTLGNVPLVWRRRAPVAAVCGMIAAGGLYQLGLDGPGQPLPYAALIGVYTIALLSPARVRLVMGLILTAVIAASVALNTSTARELLFSLFVFAAAFALGRLQATRQAYTAAVEDRAAQLERANRIEAEQAAARERARIAREMHDILSHAVSIMIVQAEAGPVAVRRAPARAEAAFEAIAETGRDAMAQLRTMLGVLRTPADEAAPRAPQPGIAGLPALLDRVRASGPEVSYERTGEVRELPAALEATVHRVVQEALTNVVKHAGASAVEVRLEYGARTLTVTVADDGRGACGRSSGGGHGLIGIHERAAAHGGTAWTGPGPDGAGHVVRVVLVISPLEVGN from the coding sequence ATACGCCGGCTGGGCGAGCGGGTCCGCGCGCGCGTCCGGCGGGCGGATCCGCGCTGGCAGGACCTGGGGCTGACGCTGCTGGTGCAGGTGGCGACGACGATCCCGTTCGTCGTGCCCCGCGACCCGCTGGACTCGCCGGCCACCTGGACCGCGTACCTGCTGACGACGCTCGGCAACGTACCGCTGGTGTGGCGCAGGCGGGCCCCGGTGGCGGCCGTGTGCGGGATGATCGCGGCGGGCGGGCTCTACCAGCTGGGGCTGGACGGTCCCGGGCAGCCGCTGCCGTACGCCGCGCTGATCGGCGTCTACACGATCGCGCTGCTGAGCCCGGCGCGGGTGCGGCTGGTCATGGGCCTGATCCTGACCGCGGTGATCGCCGCGTCCGTGGCGCTCAACACCAGCACGGCCAGGGAGCTGCTGTTCTCGCTGTTCGTGTTCGCGGCGGCGTTCGCGCTGGGGCGGCTCCAGGCCACCCGGCAGGCGTACACCGCCGCCGTCGAGGACCGGGCCGCGCAGCTGGAGCGGGCGAACCGGATCGAGGCCGAGCAGGCGGCCGCGCGGGAACGGGCCCGCATCGCCCGGGAGATGCACGACATCCTCTCGCACGCGGTCAGCATCATGATCGTGCAGGCGGAGGCGGGTCCGGTGGCGGTACGCAGGGCCCCCGCCCGGGCGGAGGCGGCCTTCGAGGCGATCGCCGAGACGGGGCGGGACGCGATGGCGCAGCTGCGGACGATGCTGGGGGTGCTGCGGACTCCTGCGGACGAGGCGGCCCCGCGCGCACCGCAGCCGGGGATCGCGGGACTGCCCGCGCTGCTGGACCGGGTGCGGGCGAGCGGGCCGGAGGTCTCGTACGAGCGGACGGGCGAGGTGCGCGAGCTGCCGGCCGCGCTGGAGGCCACGGTGCACCGGGTGGTGCAGGAGGCGCTGACCAATGTGGTCAAGCACGCCGGCGCCTCGGCGGTGGAGGTACGCCTGGAGTACGGAGCCCGAACCCTCACGGTGACGGTCGCGGACGACGGCCGGGGGGCCTGCGGCCGGTCCTCGGGCGGTGGGCACGGGCTGATCGGGATCCACGAGCGGGCGGCGGCGCACGGCGGTACGGCGTGGACCGGTCCGGGGCCGGACGGCGCCGGGCACGTGGTGCGGGTGGTGCTTGTAATCTCGCCGCTGGAGGTGGGGAATTGA
- a CDS encoding response regulator transcription factor, with protein sequence MTIRVVVADDQELVRSGFAMILDVQEDIEVVAEVGDGAAAVAAVERLAPDVALLDIRMPVLDGIEACRAISAGSACRTVMLTTFDSDEYVYEALHAGASGFLLKDVRRDDLVHAVRVVAAGESLLAPSVARRLIEEYTAATARSSPSLPADRLDVLTARERETLLHLGRGLSNAEIAAALTVSEHTVKSHVGNLLAKLGLRDRIQAVICAYETGLISAGTPSGE encoded by the coding sequence TTGACGATCCGTGTGGTGGTGGCCGACGACCAGGAGCTGGTGCGCAGCGGCTTCGCGATGATCCTGGACGTCCAGGAGGACATCGAGGTCGTCGCGGAGGTCGGGGACGGCGCCGCGGCGGTCGCGGCGGTGGAACGGCTGGCGCCGGACGTGGCACTGCTGGACATCCGGATGCCGGTGCTGGACGGGATCGAGGCCTGCCGGGCGATCTCGGCCGGCAGCGCCTGCCGGACGGTGATGCTGACGACCTTCGACTCGGACGAGTACGTGTACGAGGCGCTGCACGCGGGGGCGAGCGGGTTCCTGCTGAAGGACGTGCGGCGGGACGACCTGGTGCACGCCGTGCGGGTGGTGGCGGCGGGCGAGTCGCTGCTGGCGCCTTCGGTGGCGCGGCGGCTGATCGAGGAGTACACGGCGGCGACGGCGCGGTCCTCCCCCTCCCTTCCGGCGGACCGGCTGGACGTGCTGACGGCGCGGGAGCGGGAGACCCTGCTGCACCTGGGGCGGGGGCTGTCGAACGCGGAGATCGCGGCGGCGTTGACGGTGAGCGAGCACACGGTGAAGTCGCATGTGGGCAACCTGCTGGCGAAGCTGGGGCTGCGGGACCGGATCCAGGCGGTGATCTGCGCGTACGAGACGGGGTTGATCTCGGCGGGTACTCCCTCTGGGGAGTGA
- a CDS encoding serine hydrolase translates to MKARTRTLIAAALVLGVAAGPVAAAQAAPAPAPVSAGVTPPVFSAPPKAALLEQAIAGLGARHKDATAALVRVGGTSGSWRGASGVADVRSGRGAIEDARFRAGSVTKTFTAAVVLQLAAEGRLDLDRPVQDYLPGLLPGFEPVKVRELLNYTSGLRSADGPGDTFEDEYAHRFDVVDPRALIANAVVKGPESSPGSRQRYSNIHYTVLGVLIEEVTGTTYEKAVSERITKPLGLSRTSFPSRTQNRIPGPHHHGYQAVKRADGSSSLVDVTEWNSSSNWAAGDLISTTADLERFTVALFGGKVVPKPQLEEMFTVPDVPDAESGEHAVQTAGMKEFVLPDGTVAYGKTGSRHGFSTVIGGTRDLSRTLVYSVNSTDAKGRDTNRVTNGIVAAAFAR, encoded by the coding sequence ATGAAGGCACGTACGCGCACGCTCATCGCCGCCGCTCTGGTCCTGGGCGTCGCCGCCGGGCCGGTGGCCGCCGCCCAGGCTGCTCCGGCGCCGGCCCCCGTCTCGGCGGGGGTCACCCCGCCCGTCTTCTCGGCCCCGCCGAAGGCGGCGCTGCTGGAGCAGGCGATCGCGGGCCTGGGGGCGCGGCACAAGGACGCGACGGCCGCGCTGGTCCGGGTGGGAGGGACGAGCGGCAGCTGGCGGGGCGCCTCCGGTGTCGCGGACGTCCGCAGCGGGCGCGGGGCGATCGAGGACGCCCGCTTCCGGGCCGGGTCGGTGACGAAGACCTTCACCGCAGCGGTGGTGCTCCAGCTGGCCGCCGAGGGCAGGCTGGACCTGGACCGGCCGGTGCAGGACTACCTTCCCGGTCTGCTGCCCGGCTTCGAGCCGGTCAAGGTGCGGGAGCTGCTGAACTACACGAGCGGCCTGCGGTCCGCCGACGGCCCGGGTGACACCTTCGAGGACGAGTACGCCCACCGGTTCGATGTGGTCGACCCGCGCGCCCTGATCGCCAACGCGGTCGTCAAGGGGCCCGAGTCCAGCCCGGGCAGCCGGCAGCGCTACAGCAACATCCACTACACGGTGCTGGGCGTCCTGATCGAGGAGGTGACGGGTACGACGTACGAGAAGGCCGTGTCGGAGCGGATCACCAAGCCGCTGGGCCTGAGCCGCACTTCGTTCCCGTCCCGCACCCAGAACCGCATACCGGGTCCCCACCATCACGGCTACCAGGCGGTGAAGCGGGCCGACGGGAGCAGCTCCCTGGTCGATGTGACGGAGTGGAACTCCTCGTCCAACTGGGCTGCCGGCGACCTGATATCGACGACGGCGGACCTGGAGCGGTTCACGGTGGCGCTGTTCGGCGGGAAGGTCGTACCGAAGCCGCAGCTGGAGGAGATGTTCACCGTGCCCGACGTGCCGGATGCCGAGAGCGGCGAGCACGCGGTGCAGACGGCCGGCATGAAGGAGTTCGTCCTGCCGGACGGCACGGTGGCCTACGGCAAGACGGGTTCCCGGCACGGTTTCAGCACGGTGATCGGCGGCACCCGGGACCTGTCCCGCACCCTCGTGTACTCGGTGAACTCCACCGACGCCAAGGGGCGGGACACGAACAGGGTGACCAATGGCATCGTGGCGGCGGCCTTCGCCAGGTAG
- a CDS encoding spermidine/putrescine ABC transporter substrate-binding protein has translation MPELAFSRRAALRGLGGASLLAALAGCGVPAAYVPEDRRQGRDLSDSDRTLAFSNWPLYIDTDDQDEESRPTLEAFSQKTGIRVRYTEEINDNDEFFGKVSPALMNHQATGHDLVVVSDWMAARFVHLGWAQRMDRSAQSNVARYLDPQLRSPAFDEGRLHTVPWQSGITGIAYNRKALGREIKSVRDLWHPDLAGKVTLFSGLDESFALLMQGNGADVTRWTDSDFHRMCDQVESMVKKKHIRRFTGNDYTSDLGKGDVLACQAYSGDVIQLRADNPDIEFVVPEEGAELWAESLLVPNLARHKANAEALVDHYYDPAVAAELAAAVNYVCPVPAAREVLAASPDKDTAELAENPLIFPDDAMRRRLVVARDISSAERPAFAKRWNSIVGL, from the coding sequence ATGCCTGAACTCGCCTTCTCCCGTCGCGCGGCGCTGCGCGGCCTCGGCGGCGCGAGCCTGCTCGCCGCCCTCGCCGGCTGCGGGGTGCCCGCCGCCTACGTCCCGGAGGACCGGCGGCAGGGCCGGGACCTCTCGGACAGCGACCGCACGCTCGCCTTCTCCAACTGGCCGCTCTACATCGACACCGACGACCAGGACGAGGAGAGCCGCCCGACGCTGGAGGCCTTCTCGCAGAAGACGGGCATCCGGGTCCGCTACACCGAGGAGATCAACGACAACGACGAGTTCTTCGGCAAGGTCAGCCCGGCCCTGATGAACCACCAGGCGACCGGCCACGACCTGGTGGTGGTCAGCGACTGGATGGCCGCCCGCTTCGTCCACCTCGGCTGGGCCCAGCGGATGGACCGCTCGGCGCAGTCCAACGTGGCCCGGTACCTGGACCCGCAGCTACGCTCCCCCGCCTTCGACGAGGGCCGGCTGCACACCGTCCCCTGGCAGTCCGGGATCACCGGCATCGCCTACAACCGCAAGGCGCTCGGCCGGGAGATCAAGTCCGTCCGGGACCTGTGGCACCCGGACCTGGCGGGCAAGGTGACCCTCTTCTCCGGGCTGGACGAGTCCTTCGCCCTGCTGATGCAGGGCAACGGCGCCGACGTCACCCGCTGGACCGACTCCGACTTCCACCGGATGTGCGACCAGGTCGAGAGCATGGTGAAGAAGAAGCACATCCGGCGCTTCACCGGCAACGACTACACCTCCGATCTCGGCAAGGGCGACGTCCTGGCCTGCCAGGCCTACTCGGGCGACGTCATCCAGCTCCGGGCGGACAACCCCGACATCGAGTTCGTGGTCCCCGAGGAAGGTGCCGAGCTCTGGGCGGAGAGCCTGCTCGTCCCCAACCTCGCCCGCCACAAGGCCAATGCCGAGGCCCTCGTCGACCACTACTACGACCCCGCGGTCGCGGCAGAGCTCGCGGCCGCCGTCAACTACGTCTGCCCGGTACCCGCCGCCCGCGAGGTGCTGGCCGCCTCCCCGGACAAGGACACCGCCGAGCTGGCCGAGAACCCGCTGATCTTCCCCGACGACGCGATGCGGCGGCGCCTCGTCGTGGCCCGGGACATCTCCTCGGCCGAACGCCCGGCCTTCGCCAAGCGCTGGAACTCCATCGTCGGACTCTGA
- a CDS encoding gamma-aminobutyraldehyde dehydrogenase, giving the protein MTTELRRLRNYIGGEFKDAADGRTTDVVNPATGEVYATAPLSGQTDVDAAMAAAAAAFPGWRDTTPSERQKALLKIADAFEARADELVAAESQNTGKPLGLTASEELPPMVDQIRFFAGAARLLEGRSAGEYMEGMTSIIRREPVGVCAQVAPWNYPMMMAVWKFAPAIAAGNTVVLKPSDTTPASTVLMAEIIDSILPKGVFNVVCGDRETGKAMVEHSTPAMASITGSVRAGMQVAESASKDVKRVHLELGGKAPVVVFQDADLAKAVEDIAVAGYFNAGQDCTAATRVLVHESIHDEFVAALAKAAAETKTGQPDDEDVLYGPLNNPNQLKQVAGFIERLPAHAKVEAGGHQVGDKGYFYAPTVVSGLKQDDEIIQNEVFGPVITVQSFTDEAQALEYANGVEFALASSVWTKDHARAMRMSKNLDFGCVWINTHIPLVAEMPHGGFKKSGYGKDLSAYGFEDYTRIKHVMTSLDG; this is encoded by the coding sequence GTGACCACCGAACTGCGTCGTCTGCGCAACTACATCGGCGGGGAGTTCAAGGACGCCGCCGACGGGCGGACCACCGACGTGGTCAACCCCGCGACCGGCGAGGTGTACGCCACCGCCCCGCTCTCGGGCCAGACCGACGTCGACGCCGCCATGGCCGCGGCCGCCGCCGCCTTCCCGGGCTGGCGCGACACCACGCCCTCGGAGCGCCAGAAGGCGCTGCTGAAGATCGCGGACGCCTTCGAGGCGCGCGCGGACGAGCTCGTCGCCGCCGAGTCGCAGAACACCGGCAAGCCGCTGGGCCTCACGGCCAGCGAGGAGCTGCCGCCGATGGTGGACCAGATCCGCTTCTTCGCGGGTGCCGCGCGACTGCTCGAGGGCCGCTCGGCCGGCGAGTACATGGAGGGGATGACCTCGATCATCCGCCGTGAGCCGGTCGGCGTATGCGCCCAGGTCGCGCCGTGGAACTACCCGATGATGATGGCCGTGTGGAAGTTCGCCCCGGCGATCGCCGCGGGCAACACCGTCGTCCTCAAGCCCTCGGACACCACCCCGGCCTCGACCGTCCTGATGGCCGAGATCATCGACTCGATCCTGCCCAAGGGCGTCTTCAACGTCGTCTGCGGAGACCGCGAGACCGGCAAGGCCATGGTCGAGCACTCCACCCCGGCGATGGCCTCCATCACCGGCTCGGTACGCGCCGGCATGCAGGTCGCCGAGAGCGCCTCCAAGGACGTCAAGCGCGTCCACCTGGAGCTCGGCGGCAAGGCCCCGGTCGTGGTCTTCCAGGACGCCGACCTGGCCAAGGCCGTCGAGGACATCGCGGTCGCCGGCTACTTCAACGCCGGCCAGGACTGCACGGCCGCCACCCGCGTGCTCGTGCACGAGTCGATCCACGACGAGTTCGTGGCCGCGCTCGCCAAGGCCGCCGCGGAGACCAAGACCGGCCAGCCGGACGACGAGGACGTGCTGTACGGCCCGCTGAACAACCCGAACCAGCTCAAGCAGGTCGCGGGCTTCATCGAGCGCCTCCCCGCCCACGCCAAGGTCGAGGCGGGCGGCCACCAGGTCGGCGACAAGGGCTACTTCTACGCCCCCACCGTCGTCTCCGGCCTGAAGCAGGACGACGAGATCATCCAGAACGAGGTCTTCGGCCCCGTCATCACCGTCCAGTCCTTCACGGACGAGGCCCAGGCCCTGGAGTACGCGAACGGCGTCGAGTTCGCCCTCGCCTCCTCCGTGTGGACCAAGGACCACGCCCGCGCGATGCGGATGTCCAAGAACCTCGACTTCGGCTGCGTGTGGATCAACACCCACATCCCGCTCGTCGCCGAGATGCCCCACGGCGGCTTCAAGAAGTCCGGCTACGGCAAGGACCTCTCCGCCTACGGCTTCGAGGACTACACCCGCATCAAGCACGTGATGACCTCGCTCGACGGCTGA